The genomic stretch AGAAGCCCTTGCTTGAACTCGTGCTCCATGAAAGTGGCGGTAATCAGCTCAAGGCTGCCCGCCTTCTAGGGATGAACCGAAACACCCTACGGCGCAGGTTGAGTGAGCTTGGCCTGGTTCGGCGTGTGCCGGGTAGATCGCGCTCCAGGGAAAGGTAGGCCGGATGCCCGAAGAATCTCGCCCTCTCGCCGCCATCATTCTTGCGGCGGGCAAGGGATCGCGAATGAAATCGCCAATCGCGAAAGTTCTTCACCTCCTTGCCAATGAGCCTCTTATTAAACACGTGGTCAGGTTGGCGCGAGGTGCCGGTGCCCAACCTATCTCGCTCGTCGTTGGGCATCAGGCTGACAGCGTTCGAGAGGTGTTCTCTGGTGGCGATTCGGATCTGCTTTTTGCCCATCAGGCCGAGCAGCTGGGAACGGGGCACGCAGCCTCGATCGGCCTGTCGGTTCTTGAAAAAAGATCGGGCGATG from Nitrospinaceae bacterium encodes the following:
- a CDS encoding NTP transferase domain-containing protein — translated: MPEESRPLAAIILAAGKGSRMKSPIAKVLHLLANEPLIKHVVRLARGAGAQPISLVVGHQADSVREVFSGGDSDLLFAHQAEQLGTGHAASIGLSVLEKRSGDVLLLCGDVPLLRPETLEDLIRRHREAGAAVTILSAVVDDPS